The genomic DNA AAAAGACGCCGAATCGAAGAATGGTGGCAGTACCGGGGAACCGCCGGGCGCTGGCCTCGGCGGCGTGGTTGCCGCGGGTGATCGGGTAGTGGTCGACGGGCTGGTTCTCGTCGACCCAGTCGGTTCCACCGTCGCGGTAGATCATGCCGACGGACTCTTGGATCACGTGCTGGACGCCGGCATCCAGAGCGGCGTCGACAACGGCGGCCGAGCCTTCCGTGCGCACCCTCTCACATTCCGCCCACGCGGATTTGCGGATGAACGCCGTGGTCGACGGCAGCGCCGAGGCCAGATTCACCACCGCGTCGTGGCCGGCGAACGCGTCGGCCAGCCCGCGCCGGTCGAACAGCGATACGGCGACCGGCCTAGCGCCCTGGCTCTGCAACCAGGCGGCCTTCTCGTCGCTGCGGGCCAACGCCGTGACGGCATGTCCCGCCGCGACCAGAGCGGGCACGGTGTGGACACCGATGGCGCCCGTCCCGCCGGTGACGAAAACCCGCATCAGCTGAACGCCACCGGCAGCGTCTGCGGACCCCGAATGGCAGGCGTGTCACGCCAGGTGACCGCGCCGCGGATAACGGGTTGGCGCGCAAGGACTTCCCGCAGCGCGACCGTCAATTCCAGCTGGGCCAGCGCCGAACCCAGGCAGTAGTGCGCGCCGTACCCGAAGGCCAGGGGAGCGGGGCCGGTGCGGTCCAATCGGAACCGGTCGGGGTTGTCGAACACCTTTGGGTCGCGGTTGGCGGCGGCCACCACGACGACGACGCTGTCGCCGGCGGCGATGTCCACGCCGCCCAACGGTCGGTCCTCGGTCGCGGTCCGCACCGTCGACTGCACCGGGCCGTCGAGTCGCAGCAGTTCGGTGACAACGGCCCCGTCGACGGTGTCGACCTGTTCGTTCACCAGTCGAATCAGCCCTGCGCCAAGAAGATTCGCGGTGGTCTCATGCCCGGCGACCGCGATCAGGATGGCGGTCACCACGACATCTTCGAGGGACAGCTCGGGATCGGTGGCGATGAAGCTCAACAGGTCGTCACCGGGATGAGCCCGTCGATCGGCGGCGAGTGGCAGGAATTCCGCCATCAATGCGGCGGCGGCGCCGAATCCCTCGGCGACCTCGACGGGGTCGGCCAGAGTGCCGAGCATCCGGATGATCGCCGGCGACAGTTCGCGCAGCGACGCCGCGTGACCGGGATCGAGAGCGAGCCATTCACCGACGACCGCGATCGGCAGCGGTAAGGCGATCCGCGACATGAAATCGAAAGGCTCACCGGTCGGCGCCTGCGCGATGACCTCGGCGGCGATCGTCGCCACACCTTCGGTCAGCCCGGATATCGTGCTGCGGGTGAACGCATCTCGGACCGCGCCGCGCAGCCTGTCATGGTCGGTGCCGTCGGTGAAGAGCATCGACGCCTTGGCGAAGTCGGTCGGCATCATGGTCATCGATGCGCGGGCCACCGGGTTGGCCAGCGGATCGCTGGTCCAGCCGGACCCGCCGAGCACCTGCCGGGCGGCGTCGTAGCCCAGCACCAGCCAGCCTTGTGCGGCGTTGTCCCACACGACGTCTCCGTCGCACCGCCGGGCTTCGTAGAAGGGGTAGGGATCGGCGGCGTCCCAGGGCAGCCGGGCCGCGGTGACGTCGTTAGCTGACATGATCGTCCGTCCCGTGGGGTAGGCCGCGGCGCTGAACCCACGCCTCGTGTTCGAGGCCCAATGCGGTGACCGGCGCTGCGACGCCGTCCATTTCGTCCAGCATCCCGCGAGCGTGGAACGTGGCGTTCAACGCCGTGAAGATCGCGTTCATCGACAGGTTCAGGCGTGAGAAGAACACGAAGTCGGCGGGCACCGTGATGTGCCGCATGGGGTGGTCGGCGTCGCGGACGTCCAGCATCGAGGCGATGGCGCGTCGCGAGGCCTCGTCGGTGTAGGTCACCGGCTGCGGTGCCAGGATCTCGTAGATGATGCCTTCCCACCAGCGGTAGGCGTCGTCCGCGGTCAGCACCGAATCCGCTGCGAAGAAACCGCTTTCGACCATGTTCGACCGCAGGTCGTCGCGACGTCCCTCGACCGCGCAGCGCATCAGGTTCACGATGCGTCTGCGCTGGCCTTCGGGAAGCACCTTCGCGCAACCGAAGTCGACGAAGCCGACGGTCCCGTCGGCCCCGAAGCGGTAGTTGCCGGGGTGTGGGTCGGCGTGGAACAGGTGGCCGTGCCGGTAGGAGCCGGTGACGAAGCGCGCGATCACCTCCGACCAGGTGTTCTTGGTCTCCTGGTCGGCGTCTTGCGCTGCGGCCCAGTCCAATCCGTCGAGGTATGTCATGGTCAGGACGCGGTCCCCGGAGGCCTCGCCGACCAGTTCGGGGACGCGAATGTGGGGGTGGTCGCGCCAGAGTTCGCAGAACGCGGCGATGTGGGCAGCCTCGCGGCGGTAGTCGATCTCCTCGGAGATGCGTTCGGAGATCTCCGCCGATATCGACGCCACGTCCGGCAGTGACGCGCCGAGCGCACCGGCCGCGCCTGCCGCGAACCGGAACATCGTCGCCAGCAACTCGGTGTTCGACAGGTCATCGCGAATGGCTTGTGCCACACCGGGATACTGAATCTTCACCGCGACGTCGCGGTCGTCGTGCAGGACAGCCCGATGGACCTGTCCGATGGACGCCGCCGCCATCGGTTCGGCGGAGAACGACGCGAAGACGGCGGAGATCGGCCGACCCAGATCGTCCTCGACGACCTGTCGGGCCAGCGCCGAGTCCATCGGTGGCGCGTCGGCCTGCAGCCGCGTCAGTGCCCGCTGGTACGGCGAGAGTTCGCCGGCGCCGATGGCATTGGCGTCGACCATCGAGACCAGCTGGCCGGCCTTCATCAATACGCCCTTGGAGTGGCCGAGGAGCTCGGCGTACTGCTCGGCGGTGCGTTCGTGGAAGCGTTCGACGGCGCCGGTGTTGCCGGCCTTCTCGCGTAGGGCCGCGACCATGCGTCCGCCCGCGGCGCGGGCGGTGAAGCCGGCGACCGGCATGGTGCGGCGGATGCGTCCGCGCGGCACATTCCCGGTCATTGCGCCTCCCAGCGTTGTATGGTGACCTAGTACGAAACATATGACAGTTCTTATAGGCGGTCAAGAGTGCAGACATCGACCAAGGAACGGCTGGTCACCGAGGCCATGCGGCTGTTCAGCGAGCAGGGCTACAAGGCCACCAGCATCACTCAGATCGAGAAAGCGGCCGGCCTGGTGCCCGGTTGCGGCGCCCTCTACAACCACTTCAAAACCAAAGAGGCCGTGCTGGCGGCGGGGATCGACAGGCAGCTGGATCGGCGCCGCGCGATGCACGACATCAGCGCGCTGTTCGCCGGCGAAGGTGAGCTGCGGACAGAGCTCACGCTGCTCGGCCGGTACGTGCTGAGCGTGCTGAACCAGGAGAGTCAATTCCTGCAGGTGGTAGCCCGCACGCCGACGGAGCAGTCGGACCGCGTCAACGCCGCGTACGCCGCTCTGGTCGACAGTCTCTACAGCGGACTTGCCGATTGGATCTGTGGCTGCGCGCCCGGCCTCGATCTGCGGGAAGCCAGGAGGATCGCGGTGGTCGGGGTCAACGCGCTGCTGGGCAAGCATGCGACGCGCGTCGTCTTTCACGCCCCGCAGGCGGACACCCCCGATGACGAGTTCATCGCGGACTGGACCGTGATGCTGGCGGGCCGGATCGAAGCGGCCGCGCTAGCTCGGTAGCGCAACGGGCGGGAAGTACTGTCCCTCCGGGCTGCGGTGCCACCACACGTGGTCGTGCCGCAGTTCGCGGGGCGTGGAGTAGCGGTAGCGGAACACCTGCGCGCGGACATAGGTGGGCGGCGAATCGGGAAACGGGTTGTGCCGCAGCAGTTTCAGCGTTGCCGCGTCGCCGCGCAGCAAGCGCTCCAGCAAGCCGACGAACCACTGGCGGCCGTAGGTCGGTGAGATGGCGGCGAACCACATCATCCAGTCGAGACGCAGGTGGTAGGGCGCCCACTGACGCGGCAGTCGCCCGACGGCCCCCGGTTTGCCCTTGAATTCGTATTCGCGCCATACGGTTTCGTCGGTGATGTCCGAGTCGGCAGTGCCCTCGATCACCACCTCACGCCGGATGCGGCCGATCGAGCCGAAGGCGCCGTACGTGTTCACCAGGTGCAACGGATCGAACGACGCGTTCATGCGTTGCTGCGGCGACAGCAGATTTCGCACCGGCCAGTAGCTCAGCACCACGACCAGGACGCTGAACCCGATGACGAGCACCACGAACCAGACCGGCGGGGCGGCCAAGGCGGAGGTGGGCACCGGCCCGGCTATCGCACTGAACGCCAACACCATCGTCAGCCAGTTCAGCCACGCATAGTTGCCGGAGATCACCAGCCAGAGTTGAGTGACGACGACGATCGCGCCCGCGACGGTGGCAACGGGCTGCGGCGCGAACAACCCGAACGGAACTATCAGCTGCGTGACGTGGTTGACCGCGACCTCGATGCGGTGCAGCGGCTTGGGCAGGTGATGGAAGAACCAGCTCAGCGGGCCCGGCATGGGCTGGGTCTCGTGGTGGTAGTAGAGACAGGTCAGATCGCGCCAGCAGCGGTCACCACGCAGTTTGATCAGCCCCGCACCGAACTCGGTGCGGAACACCAGCCACCGTGCCAGCCAGATCACCAGCACCGGCGGAGCGACGGAGTCGTTGCCGAGGAACACCGCGAGGAAGCCGGCTTCCAGCAGCAGCGACTCCCAGCCGAAGGCGTACCACCGCTGCCCGACGTTGACGATCGACAGGTACAGCACCCACAACAGCAGCCAGGTGAGCATCGCCGCCCACAGTGGTACGAGATCGCCGGCGCCCGCGACCAGTGCCGCACTGAGTACGGCACCCGACCACGCGACGGTCGCGAAGAACCTGTCCGAGTAGTGCCAGTGAAAGATGCTGGGCGCCTGCCGGAACGACACAGCGGACAGATACCGCGGAATCGGCAACATGCCCTGCGCGCCGAGGAGGGCGCGGAATTGCCTTGCGGCGCAGATGAAAGCGATCAGATAGACGCCGGCGATGCCGCGCTCCAGCACCAGCCGGCTGAACCAGTATTCGGGTGCTGTGAACCACTCCATCGCCGATTCCTGACCCGCCGCTGCACTCCAGGGTACGGCGGGTCAGGACGGGTGAAAACGAAAGAAACGAAAGATCAGTGCTCTTGCTCTTCGAACCGGGCGATCGAGCGGGCCAGTTCTTCTTCGGCCTCTTTGCGACCGACCCAGTCGGCGGCCTTGACGAACTTGCCCGGCTCCAGGTCCTTGTAGTGCACGAAGAAGTGCTTGATGGCGTCCAGCTCGAACTCCGAGATGTCGCCGACGTCCTGGATGTGCTCCCAGCGCGGGTCACCCGCGGGCACGCACAGCAGCTTGTCGTCGCCGCCGGCTTCGTCGGTCATCTTGAACATGGCGACGGGGCGGGCGTCGACGATGCAGCCCGGGAAGACCGACTCGGTCAGCAGCACCAGCGCGTCCAGCGGGTCGCCGTCCTCGCCGAGGGTGTTCTCGAAGAACCCGTAATCGGTGGGGTAGCCCATGGGGGTGAAGAGGTAGCGGTCGAGCTTCACCCGCCCGGTCTCGTGGTCCACTTCGTACTTGTTCCGCGAACCCTTGGGGATCTCGATGACGACTTCGTGCTCCACCGGGAGACTCCTTAGCTCTGTGCTGATGACGGGCTACACCTTAGACGAGCGATACCCTGCTGAGTGACCCGTACGAGTTCAGGAGCAACATGCGGCCCACCCGGTGGCGCCGATCGACCCACTTGGTGATCGGTGTGGCAGTTCTCGTGCTGGTTGCCGCGCTGGTGGCGGCCGCCGCGGTGATGACGCGGCACGACGCCGTCCCCGCGGCGGGGGCGACGGTCAAGCCGCAACCCGCGCTCGTCTCGCCGCGACCTGGCGTGCAGCCCGTTTCCGACGCCGCCGCGCAAGTGGTGCCCGCGCAGCTCGCCGCCGTATTGGCGCCGCTGGCCGCCAACCCGAATCTCGGCATGCTCGGGGGACGGATCACCGATGCGATCACCGGCACCCAGCTGTGGGCGCAGGGCGCGAACATTCCCCTGCAGCCCGCCTCCACCAACAAGACCCTGACTGCGGCCGCGGCGCTGCTGACCCTCGACCGCAACGCCCGGCTGACCACCACGGTCGTGTCGGGCGACACCCCGGGCGTCGTGGTGCTCAAGGGCGGCGGCGACCCGACGCTGTCGGCGGCGCCGCCGGGCACCGACACCTGGTACGGCGACGCGGCCCGGATCTCCGACCTGGCCGACCAGGTCCGGAAGGCCGGCGTCTCCCCGAGGGCAATTCAGGTCGACATCAGCCTCTACTCCGGCCCGACGATGGCGCCGGGCTGGGACGTCGCCGACATCGACGGCGGCGACTGGGCCCCGATCCAGTCGGTGATGGTCGACGCCGGTCGCATCCAGCCCACCACCGTCGAGTCCAGGCGCTCGACGACGCCGGCGCTCGACGCCGGCCGCGCTCTGGCGTCGGCCCTGCGGGTCGACCCCGCCAACGTGACACTCCGCACCACCCCCGCCGGTGGCCAGCAGCTCGCCGCGGTGCAATCCCCGCCGCTGATCGAGCGCCTGCGCGAGATGATGGGCGCCTCCGACAACGTGATGGCCGAGTCGATCGGCCGTGAGGTCGCCGCCGCGGTGAACCAGCCGCAGAGTTTCGACGGCGGCGTACGTGCCGTCCTCGGCCAGCTGGCGAAGGCGGGATTGACCACCTCGGGTGCGACGCTGTTCGACGCCAGCGGCCTGTCGGTCAACGACCGGCTCACCGCGACGGTCCTCGACGACGTCGTCAACGCCGCGGCCGGCACCAGCGAGCCCCGCCTGCGCCCGCTACTCGACGTGCTGCCGATCGCCGGCGGCAGCGGCACGTTGTGGAACCGCTACGCCGACACCTCGTCGGCCGGATACCTGCGTGCCAAGACCGGTTCGCTGACCGGCACCAACGCGCTGGCGGGCATCGTCACCGACCAGAGCGGACGGGTCCTGACCTTCGCGCTCATCTCCAACAACGCCGGTCCGGAAGGACGCACCGCGCTGGACGCCCTCGCCGCGGCGTTCCGGTCCTGCGGGTGCGGCACGTGAGCCGGAAGCCGACCGTCGGCAAGGCCGTCGACTGGGGCTTCGCCGCCACGGTCGGGGCAAAGCTGACCCGCCCGGAACCGGCGACCACCGACTACACCCGTAACCAGGTGCGCGCGCAGCTCGCCGATTCGGCCCGCCGGGCCGAGCTCCCGGTGCGGGAGGTGACGCTGCTCAACGAGGGCGCCGAGGTGCCCGAAGCCCGCGTCATCGACCGGCAGGACTGGGTGCGCGCCGCCACCGAGTCCATGCGGGTGATGACCGGTGGCGAAACCACAAGCCCCACAGGCCTGGCCGCGAAGCTGGCCGGCCGGGTCACCGGCGCGCAGACGGGCGCGGTACTGGCGTTCGTGTCGTCGGGCATCCTCGGGCAGTACGACCCCTTCGCCGGCAATGGCGGCGAGCTGTTGCTGGTCGCCCCGAATGTGCTTGCCGCAGAACGGCAATTGAAGGTCGAACCCGCCGACTTCCGGCTGTGGGTGTGCCTGCACGAGGTGACGCACCGCGTGCAGTTCCGGGCCAACCCGTGGCTCACCGAGCACATGTCGCAGGCGCTGGCGGTGCTGACCGACGAGTCCGGGCTGGACGCCGGCGACATCGTCGGCCGGCTGGCCGAGTACGTGCGGGCGCAGCGAGACGGCGAGGCCGACGCGAATTCGCAGGGCATCCTGGGCATCATGCGGATCATGCAGTCCGACGAGCAGCAGCGTGCGCTGGATCAGCTGCTGGTGCTGGGGACGCTGCTGGAAGGCCACGCCGACCACGTGATGGACGCCGTCGGCCCGGCGGTGGTGCCGTCGGTGGCCACCATCCGCAGCCGGTTCGACGAGCGCCGGCACCGCAAACAGTCTCCACTGCAACGGATTGTCCGCGCCCTGCTCGGGGTCGACGCCAAGATCGCCCAGTACACCCGCGGTAAGAAGTTTGTCGACGAGGTGGTGTCGACGGTCGGTATGAAGCGGTTCAACGCGATCTGGACCGACGCCGAAACCCTGCCGCTGCCAACCGAAATCGACGAGCCGCGGCGATGGATCGATCGAGTGCTCTGACACCGCTGCGCGCGGCTGTCACCGCCTTCGCACGCCGGTATCCGGCCGACCGGTGGTGTGTCGGGCTCTCCGGTGGCGCCGACTCGCTGGCGCTGACGGCCGTCGCGGCCGCGCTCAAACCGACCACCGCGTTGATCGTCGACCACGGCCTGCAAACCGGATCGGCCGAGGTGGCCGCCACTGCGGCGGCACAGGCCCGGCAGCTGGGTTGTGTTGCCGCGCAAGTGATCTCCGTGGCTGTCGGTACCGAGGGCGGCCCGGAGGCCGCGGCCCGCGCCGCGCGCTACGCGGCATTGGACGCCGCCCGCGGGGGTGCTGCGGTGTTGCTCGCGCACACCCTCGACGACCAGGCCGAGACGGTACTGCTCGGGCTGGGGCGCGGTTCGGGCCCGAGATCCATTGCCGGGATGCGACTTTGGGACCCGCCGTGGGGACGGCCGCTGCTCGAGGTGCGACGCGCCGACACCGAAGCCGCCTGCGCCGAGCTGGGGCTCGCGCCATGGCGCGACCCGCACAACACCGACCCGCGCTACACCCGGGTCCGGCTGCGCACCGAGGTGCTGCCGCTGCTGGAGGACGTGTTGGCCGGCGGCGTCGCGCCCGCGCTGGCCCGGACCGCCGCGGCGCTGCGGGAGGACAACGACGCCCTCGACGCGCTGGCGGCCGGGCACCTGGCTGCCCTGCGTACCGATGACGGCCTGACCGTCGCCGGGCTCGAGGATCTCCCGGCCGCACTGCGTCGCCGGGTGATCCGCGGCTGGCTGCTGAGCGTCGGGGCCACCATGCTCACCGACGTCCAGCTGCGCGCCGTCGATGCGCTCGTGGGGGACTGGCACGGGCAGGGCGGCGCGGCCGTCAGCTCCCCGCTGCGGTACCAGCGCCTGATCGTCACGCGACGCGCCGGACTGCTCACCGCCGCTGCCCAGCCGGTGTGAGCGACCGCCGAGCGGGACGGTCTTGGTACTCGGCGAGGCAACGTGGCACGCTGTTGCCGTGGAGCTGTATCCGGGTGACATCAAGTCGGTTCTCCTGTCTCAGGAGCAGGTTCAGGCGCGCATCGCCGAGATGGCCGCGCTCATCGCCGAGGACTACCGCGCCGACTCCGGCGACCAGGACCTCCTGCTGATCACCGTGCTCAAGGGTGCGGTCATGTTCGTCACCGACCTGGCCCGCGCGATCCCGCTGCCGACGCAGCTGGAATTCATGGCGGTCAGCTCCTACGGGTCGTCGACCTCGTCGTCGGGCGTCGTGCGCATCCTCAAGGACCTCGACCGCGACATCAGCGGCCGCGACGTGCTGATCGTCGAGGACATCATCGACTCCGGCCTGACGCTGTCGTGGCTGCTGCGCAACCTGGCGACGCGCGGCCCGCGCTCGCTGCGGGTGTGCACGCTGCTGCGCAAGCCCGACGCCATGCGCGCCGACATCGACGTCGCGCACATCGGCTTCGACATCCCCGACGAGTTCGTCGTCGGCTACGGCCTGGACTACGACGAGCGCTACCGCGACCTGCCGTACATCGGCACGCTCGATCCGAAGGTGTACGAAGCGCACTAGACGGAGCACAATCCGGGGCATGGAAACCGCGCTCCGGATCTGCCCCTTCTGCGAAGCCACCTGCGGCCTGACCCTCACCATCGACGACGGCCGCGTCACGGCCGCGCGCGGTGACCACGACGACGTCTTCAGCGCGGGGTTCATCTGCCCCAAGGGCGCCAGCTTCGGCGAGCTCGACAACGATCCCGACCGCCTCGTCGGCCCGCTCGTGCGCCGCGACGGCGTGCTCACCGAGGCGACCTGGGACGAGGCCTATGCCGTCGTCGCCGAGCGGCTCGGCGCGGTGATCGCCGCTCACGGCGGCGCGTCGGTCGGGGTGTACCTCGGCAATCCGAATGCGCACACCATCGCGGGCGCGCTGTATGCCCCGCTGATCCTCAAAGCCTTGGGCACCCGCCAGGTGTTCAGTGCCAGCACCCTCGACCAGATGCCCAAACACGTTGCGCTGGGCCTGATGTTCGGCAGCCCGGGCGCGTTCGCGGTGCCCGACCTCGACCGCGCCGACCACCTCGTGATCATCGGCGCGAATCCGCTGGTGTCCAACGGCAGCGTGACCACCGCCGCCGACTTCCCCGGCAAGCTGCGGGCGCTCAAGAAGCGCGGCGGCAAGCTCGTGGTGATCGACCCGGCGCGCACCCAGACCGCCAAGCTCGCCGACCGGCACCTGGCGCCGCGTCCGGGGACCGACGCGGCGCTGCTGCTGGCCGTCGTGCACGTCCTGTTCGACGAAGGTCTTGTCGATCTCGGCGCGAATGCCGACCACGTCATCGGCGTCGAGCAGGTGCGCGCGCTCGCCGCCGACTTCGCGCCCGACGCCGTCGAACAGGCCTGTGGTGTCGGCGCCGACGAGATCCGCGAACTGGCCCGCGAGCTCGCGGCAGCGCCGACGGCGGCCGTGTACGGCCGGATCGGCACCTCCACAGTCGAATTCGGCACCATCGGCAGCTGGCTGGTCGACGTCATCAACGTCCTCACCGGCAACCTGGACCGGCCCGGCGGCGTGATGTTCCCGCTCGGCGCGGCGGTCCCGGCGCCGCGGCCCCCCAAACCCGGCCGAGGATTCCGGACGGGCCGGTGGGCCAGCCGGGTGTCCGGCTACCCCGAGGTGATGTCCGAGTTGCCGGCCACCGCACTCGCCGAGGAGATCGACACCGCGGGCGATGGGCAGATCAAGGCGATGATCACCATCGCGGGCAACCCCGTGCTGTCCGCGCCGGACGGCGACCGGCTCGACAAGGCCTTGGACAGTGTGGAATTCATGCTGTCCGTCGACCCCTATCTCAACGAGACGACGCGGCACGCCGACGTCATCCTGCCGCCGCCCCCGCCCTCGCAGAGTCCGCATTTCGATGTCCTGCTGAACAACCTCGCGGTGCGCAACAACGTGCGCTACTCGCCGCCGGTGCTGCCGCCGGCCGACCGGCCGGACGAGGCGGCGATTCTGTCGCGGGTTGCCTTGATCCTGTCCGGCCTTGGGGCACAAGCAGATCCCGCGCTGGTCGACGCGCAGGTGATCGCGATGACGCTGGCCAAGGAGACGCAGGACCCCGATTCGCCGGTCGCCGGACGCGATGTCGACGAACTGACCGGCATGCTGCCCGCGGGTCCCGGCTATGAGCGCCGGCTCGACATGATGCTGCGGCTCGGGCCCTACGGTGACGCGTTCGGCGCCAAGCCCGAGGGCCTCACCCTCGAGAAGCTCAAGGCCAATCCGCACGGCATCGATCTGGGCGCAATGCAGCCGAGAATCCCCGAGGTACTCCGAACCCCCAGTGGGCGAATCGAACTCGCGCCCGAACCGATCGTCGCCGACGTGGCGCGGCTACAAGAGGCGCTGAGCCGCTCGGCCGGCGGCTTCCTGCTCATCGGCCGTCGCCACCTGCGCTCCAACAACAGCTGGATGCACAACCTGCCCGCGCTGTCGGGTGGCTCCAATCGCTGCACGCTGCAGATTCACCCCGACGACGCCGCCGATCTGGGCCTCACCGACGTCGCCATCATCAAGGGTCCGGGCGGTGAACTGCTCGCCCCGATCGAGGTGACGGACGTGATGCGCCGCGGCGTGGTGTCGCTGCCGCACGGCTGGGGCCACAACCGCGGCGGCACCGGTCAGCAGCTCGCGAGCAGCCATCCGGGCGTCAACGTCAACCAGCTCAACGACGGCACCCACCTGGACCGGCTGTCCGGTACCGCCGTGCTGAACGGGATTCCGGTCGAAATCGCAGCGGCCGGCTAACCCAGCTCCCAGATCACCGTCACCGAGAAGCTGACGGTCTGCTGACCGGGGGACAGCGGCACGGCTTCGGCCATCGCCATCCGCGGGGCCGGCATGGGCGTCGGGGTGGTGCCGCCGGTGGCCTCGGAGATGGAGACCACCTTGCCCAGGCTCAGCCCGGACAGCTGCGCGTACTGCTGGGCGCGGGCCTTGGCGTCGTCGAAGGCATGCGTGCGGGCGTCTTTCACCAGCTGCGAGTCGTCGTCGATCGAGTAGGCGACGTTGCTGATGCGCGTGGCATTGCCACCGGCGGTGACGATCTTCGCCAGCACCTGTGACGCGGTGTCGAGCTTGCGGATCTTGATGTCGATGGTGTTGCTGGCCCGGTATCCGGTGATGACGGA from Mycolicibacterium phocaicum includes the following:
- a CDS encoding TetR/AcrR family transcriptional regulator yields the protein MRLFSEQGYKATSITQIEKAAGLVPGCGALYNHFKTKEAVLAAGIDRQLDRRRAMHDISALFAGEGELRTELTLLGRYVLSVLNQESQFLQVVARTPTEQSDRVNAAYAALVDSLYSGLADWICGCAPGLDLREARRIAVVGVNALLGKHATRVVFHAPQADTPDDEFIADWTVMLAGRIEAAALAR
- the tilS gene encoding tRNA lysidine(34) synthetase TilS yields the protein MDRSSALTPLRAAVTAFARRYPADRWCVGLSGGADSLALTAVAAALKPTTALIVDHGLQTGSAEVAATAAAQARQLGCVAAQVISVAVGTEGGPEAAARAARYAALDAARGGAAVLLAHTLDDQAETVLLGLGRGSGPRSIAGMRLWDPPWGRPLLEVRRADTEAACAELGLAPWRDPHNTDPRYTRVRLRTEVLPLLEDVLAGGVAPALARTAAALREDNDALDALAAGHLAALRTDDGLTVAGLEDLPAALRRRVIRGWLLSVGATMLTDVQLRAVDALVGDWHGQGGAAVSSPLRYQRLIVTRRAGLLTAAAQPV
- a CDS encoding cytochrome P450, with the protein product MSANDVTAARLPWDAADPYPFYEARRCDGDVVWDNAAQGWLVLGYDAARQVLGGSGWTSDPLANPVARASMTMMPTDFAKASMLFTDGTDHDRLRGAVRDAFTRSTISGLTEGVATIAAEVIAQAPTGEPFDFMSRIALPLPIAVVGEWLALDPGHAASLRELSPAIIRMLGTLADPVEVAEGFGAAAALMAEFLPLAADRRAHPGDDLLSFIATDPELSLEDVVVTAILIAVAGHETTANLLGAGLIRLVNEQVDTVDGAVVTELLRLDGPVQSTVRTATEDRPLGGVDIAAGDSVVVVVAAANRDPKVFDNPDRFRLDRTGPAPLAFGYGAHYCLGSALAQLELTVALREVLARQPVIRGAVTWRDTPAIRGPQTLPVAFS
- a CDS encoding inorganic diphosphatase gives rise to the protein MEHEVVIEIPKGSRNKYEVDHETGRVKLDRYLFTPMGYPTDYGFFENTLGEDGDPLDALVLLTESVFPGCIVDARPVAMFKMTDEAGGDDKLLCVPAGDPRWEHIQDVGDISEFELDAIKHFFVHYKDLEPGKFVKAADWVGRKEAEEELARSIARFEEQEH
- a CDS encoding lipase maturation factor family protein, yielding MEWFTAPEYWFSRLVLERGIAGVYLIAFICAARQFRALLGAQGMLPIPRYLSAVSFRQAPSIFHWHYSDRFFATVAWSGAVLSAALVAGAGDLVPLWAAMLTWLLLWVLYLSIVNVGQRWYAFGWESLLLEAGFLAVFLGNDSVAPPVLVIWLARWLVFRTEFGAGLIKLRGDRCWRDLTCLYYHHETQPMPGPLSWFFHHLPKPLHRIEVAVNHVTQLIVPFGLFAPQPVATVAGAIVVVTQLWLVISGNYAWLNWLTMVLAFSAIAGPVPTSALAAPPVWFVVLVIGFSVLVVVLSYWPVRNLLSPQQRMNASFDPLHLVNTYGAFGSIGRIRREVVIEGTADSDITDETVWREYEFKGKPGAVGRLPRQWAPYHLRLDWMMWFAAISPTYGRQWFVGLLERLLRGDAATLKLLRHNPFPDSPPTYVRAQVFRYRYSTPRELRHDHVWWHRSPEGQYFPPVALPS
- the dacB gene encoding D-alanyl-D-alanine carboxypeptidase/D-alanyl-D-alanine endopeptidase, with the translated sequence MRPTRWRRSTHLVIGVAVLVLVAALVAAAAVMTRHDAVPAAGATVKPQPALVSPRPGVQPVSDAAAQVVPAQLAAVLAPLAANPNLGMLGGRITDAITGTQLWAQGANIPLQPASTNKTLTAAAALLTLDRNARLTTTVVSGDTPGVVVLKGGGDPTLSAAPPGTDTWYGDAARISDLADQVRKAGVSPRAIQVDISLYSGPTMAPGWDVADIDGGDWAPIQSVMVDAGRIQPTTVESRRSTTPALDAGRALASALRVDPANVTLRTTPAGGQQLAAVQSPPLIERLREMMGASDNVMAESIGREVAAAVNQPQSFDGGVRAVLGQLAKAGLTTSGATLFDASGLSVNDRLTATVLDDVVNAAAGTSEPRLRPLLDVLPIAGGSGTLWNRYADTSSAGYLRAKTGSLTGTNALAGIVTDQSGRVLTFALISNNAGPEGRTALDALAAAFRSCGCGT
- a CDS encoding ABC1 kinase family protein, coding for MTGNVPRGRIRRTMPVAGFTARAAGGRMVAALREKAGNTGAVERFHERTAEQYAELLGHSKGVLMKAGQLVSMVDANAIGAGELSPYQRALTRLQADAPPMDSALARQVVEDDLGRPISAVFASFSAEPMAAASIGQVHRAVLHDDRDVAVKIQYPGVAQAIRDDLSNTELLATMFRFAAGAAGALGASLPDVASISAEISERISEEIDYRREAAHIAAFCELWRDHPHIRVPELVGEASGDRVLTMTYLDGLDWAAAQDADQETKNTWSEVIARFVTGSYRHGHLFHADPHPGNYRFGADGTVGFVDFGCAKVLPEGQRRRIVNLMRCAVEGRRDDLRSNMVESGFFAADSVLTADDAYRWWEGIIYEILAPQPVTYTDEASRRAIASMLDVRDADHPMRHITVPADFVFFSRLNLSMNAIFTALNATFHARGMLDEMDGVAAPVTALGLEHEAWVQRRGLPHGTDDHVS
- a CDS encoding zinc-dependent metalloprotease, with amino-acid sequence MSRKPTVGKAVDWGFAATVGAKLTRPEPATTDYTRNQVRAQLADSARRAELPVREVTLLNEGAEVPEARVIDRQDWVRAATESMRVMTGGETTSPTGLAAKLAGRVTGAQTGAVLAFVSSGILGQYDPFAGNGGELLLVAPNVLAAERQLKVEPADFRLWVCLHEVTHRVQFRANPWLTEHMSQALAVLTDESGLDAGDIVGRLAEYVRAQRDGEADANSQGILGIMRIMQSDEQQRALDQLLVLGTLLEGHADHVMDAVGPAVVPSVATIRSRFDERRHRKQSPLQRIVRALLGVDAKIAQYTRGKKFVDEVVSTVGMKRFNAIWTDAETLPLPTEIDEPRRWIDRVL
- a CDS encoding NAD-dependent epimerase/dehydratase family protein translates to MRVFVTGGTGAIGVHTVPALVAAGHAVTALARSDEKAAWLQSQGARPVAVSLFDRRGLADAFAGHDAVVNLASALPSTTAFIRKSAWAECERVRTEGSAAVVDAALDAGVQHVIQESVGMIYRDGGTDWVDENQPVDHYPITRGNHAAEASARRFPGTATILRFGVFYGPHAAHSEQILDMAKWHIGFVPGRSDTYLSSIHVADAASAVVAALTTPGGTYNIVDDQPLTKREYAEACAAAVGRRIWISGPGRLGLLLGDRLTSITRSLRLSNKRFRDSSGWRPRYPSAIEGYRAMAQLR